The following coding sequences are from one Humulus lupulus chromosome X, drHumLupu1.1, whole genome shotgun sequence window:
- the LOC133803856 gene encoding uncharacterized protein LOC133803856 — protein sequence MATPNIFDMYQAEEEEEVPQLQRRSKRRTGESSRGPPAKKGRTEDLPKDAPTGQTPGPMGQTHPLAPTEKQTPPAPPNPPAAPTREEITREEALGAKLMSRTLRSARDRLDRIGKGDHVRDAMVEAENLGADQVLNRALNEISSALLSSITARTRIQASIEQAKAKATERHQVKAAEELSAAEARHAKELEAMARERDAAVTKLSEAEAAKDVAVKLRQQYRESNQTHLREIKHLGETLKSKDEAIVTLEGKVKQLEHDNSKNLEKYKRTTLRCFYNFWKHNQGADFSYLSEEVRTAELARCTSQLAEEEARLRIPASPSIVGVEEEEVAEDATNQDAARDPPAPNASETFPFIFSLFLATRPTGRDVKTIISCLNFAARAVNLFSFIRTVTSKQRCLRCKSLNLDAIISLFIITFVCMTELSIVLWHDLTKHKF from the exons atggccactcccaatatctttgacatgtaccaggccgaggaggaagaggaggttccccaactccagcggagatccaagaggagaactggcgaatccagccgaggccctccagccaagaagggtcgaacagaagaccttcccaaggacgcgccaactgggcaaactcctgGGCCAATGGGGCAAACTCATCCACTagctcctactgagaagcagactcctcctgccccaccaaatcctccggctgcgcccactagagaggaaattactcgtgaagaagctctcggggccaaactcatgagccgtacccttcgatcagccagggatcgccttgaccgcattggcaaaggtgaccatgtcagagatgcaatggtcgaggctgaaaacttgggggccgaccaggttctgaacagggccctgaatgaaatctccagt gccttgctatcttctatcactgctcgtacccgtatccaggcttccatcgagcaggccaaggcaaaggccactgagaggcatcaagtgaaggcagctgaggagctttccgctgcagaggctaggcacgccaaggagttggaggcaatggctcgagaaagggatgctgcggtgaccaaattgtcagaggctgaagctgcaaaagatgtCGCGGTGAAGttgaggcagcagtatcgagagtCCAATCAAACCCAtcttcgcgagatcaagcatttgggagagacactcaagtccaaggacgaggctattgtcactctcgaaggcaaggtgaagcagctggagcatgacaactccaaaaatcttgaaaagtacaagaggacgacactccgatgtttctacaacttctggaaacataatcagggtgccgattttagctatctttcagaggaagtcaggactgctgagttggctcgctgcacctctcaactggccgaagaggaggcaagactgaggatccctgcttctccaagcatcgttggtgtagaagaagaagaagttgccgAGGACGCAACTAACCAAGATGCTGCCcgggaccctccggccccaaatgcctctgaaactttcccatttattttttctctctttttggccacacgacctacgggtcgtgatgtaaagacaataatttcttgtttaaactttgctgcacgggcagtaaatcttttttcttttattcgaacagttacatccaagcagcgatgcttgcggtgtaaaagcttaaatcttgatgctataatatctttatttattataacatttgtctgtatgaccgaacttagcatagtactttggcatgatttaacaaaacataaattttga
- the LOC133806762 gene encoding uncharacterized protein LOC133806762, translating to MTLLWKKIEEADTPLYPQCTKYTKLSSIVALYKVKTTNGWSDKSFDELLRLLNDMFPLDNMIPKSMYEVRKFLRLFDLGYEKIHACVNDCCLFRKDKENLQECPTCGTSRWMSDKLTKKVRHGVPAKVLRYFPIIPRLKRMFMSKRISKELRWHHNNKSCDGKMRHPVDSAAWELVNDKWPSFSNEERNIRLGLSTDGFNPFSNLSSKYSVWPVLLPGNDIDIYLEPLVEDLKLLWNEGVDAHDALDNTNFKLRAILMWTIQDFPAYGNLAGCKNKGCFSCPLCGYGTHSEWLKHSGKFSYRGHRKFLKEDHPFRSKRSWFDGEVEHGNPPRIMNGTTIAEHLKDFVNVSGKSTSKKRKQNDSKEMWKKRSIFFQLPYWKKNVCESICNTLLDVAGKSKDGLKARLDLQHMGIRSALHPQEKGTRTYLPAALHTLSKLEKELFCKRLFSLKVPNGYSSNIRNCVSMEQCKLMGLKSHDCHILMQQLLPVAIKGLMPLGPRDAIIRLCTFFNRICQRVLDRESIMTLENDVIETL from the exons ATGACACTTTTAtggaaaaaaatagaagaagcaGACACTCCATTATATCCACAATGCACTAAATATACTAAGTTATCGTCAATTGTTGCATTGTATAAGGTTAAAACTACCAATGGATGGTCTGACAAAAGTTTTGATGAATTGTTAAGACTTTTGAATGATATGTTTCCTTTAGATAATATGATCCCCAAGTCTATGTATGAGGTTCGAAAATTTCTTCGATTATTTGATTTAGGATATGAAAAGATTCATGCGTGTGTTAATGATTGTTGTTTGTttagaaaagataaagaaaacttgCAAGAATGTCCAACATGTGGAACCTCACGTTGGATGTCAGATAAGCTGACTAAAAAGGTTCGACATGGTGTCCCAGCAAAAGTTTTGAGGTACTTTCCTATAATCCCTAGGTTGAAACGGATGTTCATGTCTAAAAGAATTTCAAAGGAATTAAgatggcatcacaacaataaaagTTGCGATGGAAAAATGCGTCACCCAGTGGATTCAGCAGCATGGGAGCTAGTCAATGATAAATGGCCATCATTTTCAAATGAAGAGAGAAATATTAGACTTGGCCTTTCCACAGATGGATTTAACCCATTTAGTAATTTAAGTTCTAAGTATAGTGTTTGGCCTGTTTTGTTG cctgggaatgatattgatatatactTAGAACCCCTCGTAGAGGACTTGAAATTATTATGGAATGAGGGTGTTGATGCTCATGATGCATTGGACAATACAAATTTCAAGTTGCGGGCTATTTTGATGTGGACAATCCAAGATTTTCCAGCATACGGGAACCTTGCTGGTTGTAAAAATAAGGGATGTTTTAGTTGTCCCCTATGTGGTTATGGTACTCATTCAGAGTGGCTAAAACATAGTGGGAAGTTTTCATATCGAGGTCATCGGAAATTTCTTAAAGAAGACCATCCATTTCGGAGTAAAAGAAGTTGGTTTGATGGAGAAGTTGAGCATGGAAATCCCCCAAGAATCATGAATGGGACTACAATTGCTGAACACCTTAAAGATTTTGTGAATGTTTCGGGAAAATCCacttcaaagaaaaggaaacaaaatgattcaaaagaaatgtggaaAAAACGATCCATATTTTTTCAGTTACCTTATTGGAAG aaaaatgtttgtgaaagcatctGTAATACATTGCTAGATGTTGCTGGAAAAAGTAAAGATGGACTAAAAGCTCGCTTGGATTTGCAACATATGGGTATTAGGAGTGCATTACACCCACAAGAGAAGGGGACTAGAACCTATCTTCCTGCAGCTTTACACACACTATCAAAGCTTGAGaaagaattattttgtaaaaggTTGTTCTCATTGAAAGTACCTAATGGATATAGTTCAAATATTCGAAATTGTGTTTCAATGGAACAATGCAAGCTCATGGGCCTTAAGTCACATGATTGCCACAttttgatgcaacaattactacCGGTGGCTATAAAAGGATTGATGCCATTGGGTCCAAGAGATGCTATAATAAGATTATGCACGTTCTTTAATCGAATATGTCAACGTGTTCTTGATAGAGAAAGCATAATGACATTAGAAAATGATGTTATTGAAACTTTATGA